In the genome of Oxyura jamaicensis isolate SHBP4307 breed ruddy duck chromosome 27 unlocalized genomic scaffold, BPBGC_Ojam_1.0 oxy27_random_OJ102117, whole genome shotgun sequence, the window CGTCACCCCGTCCCAGCACCCCAGCCGTGGGCACTCACCTTGGGACCAGCAGCACCATCGCGACCGGGGGCACCTTCAGCACCGGGAGCACCCTGTGGAAGAGCAGAGACCCCTCGTTAGGGCAGGCGGGCGCTAACGAGGTCCTGGGTGGCACCGGCGCTGaccccagcacccatgggtgccacgAGCCGGCGCGTGCTCAGCGCAGCAAacccaccccctccccacctccccttcACCCCCCCGGCACGACACCGATGCTCACCTCACGTCCAGCTTCGCCAGGGGGGCCAGCCAGGCCGGGGGGGGCCCATGGGGCCGGGAGGACCGCGCTCGCCAGGAGAACCAGAGGGACCTTGCTTGCCGGGTTCGCCCTGCGGAGGGGAGAGCACGCGGGGATGCGTCGGACACCGGGGAGCATCCCCCTGCCTCGGGGGGCCGCACTGGTGAGCCGGGGACCGGGGCGGGGGTCCCGCGGGGGGGTACTCACAGAGGGGCCGGGCAGCCCAGGGAAGCCTCTCTCGCCTCTCTGTCCGGGGAGGCCGACGACACCGCGTTGGCCGGCGATACCTTGGGGTCCGGGGGTGCCAGGAGCGCCCTGGGGGGGCAAATGGCACCTCAGGGGGGTGGCAGCGGCCGTCACCTCCCTCCGGATGGAGGGGACAACCAGGGGACGTCAGGTGTGGCGCTGCCTGGTATCTGTGAAGGTGTCACAtcacttggggggggggggggggtgactTCCGCTGGGGCCGTCCGCACCGGGGGAGCCTTTTTCACCGGGGGGTCCGGGGGGGCCGGCAGGTCCAGGCTCACCGGGGCGGCCAGCGGGGCCGGTCTCACCACGGGGTCCTTTGCCACCTTCCTTGccgctggggccgggggggccggggaggcCGATGTTACCCTGGGTAAGAGCAGGGGGGGCAACACCGTCAGGCTGATGCCTCAGCtcagggcccccccccccgccgccgccgctggcTGAAGGGCGGCCAGGGGCGTCCCGGTGCCAAGTGGGCCAAGGCGGCCGCGTGGAGCCGGCTGGAGCCGTGCCCGGCATCCCCACGGTGccagcaccctcctgccccccccccccacccaccacACGTCTCACCCCTTCGGGGAGGGGGGACGGGACACGGGCAGGGTACTCACGGAGGGGCCGGGGGGTCCAActcttccagcagcaccagggaaaCCAGTAGCACCCTGCGAGGGAGAGAAGCTGGAGTCGGGCGCGGGGCCGCATCCTGGCACCTCCCGCGGGGGAGCGGGGCCAGGGGAACGTCCCCTGGCTGAGGGCCACCACGGGGAGCCCTGGGGCCGGTGGCCAGGAGCAGAGTGCTCATCCCTGggggtgaggagcagctgctggtttGGGGGGGGAGTcaaagaaccccccccccccctttttccaTCCACTCCATCCCCTATAAGACGAACCCCCCCCCTTCTCCAGGCACCATCCTCCCAAAGGGCTTTGGGGTGCGGAGCGGCGCTCACGCACATTTTGGGGAGCAAGAGGCAGGCAGGGCCGAGCCACCCATGGGTGCACGCACCCGACCCCATCCCCCAGGGGCCGCgcagccccgtccccccccccacaagAGCCAGGCTGGTACTTACAGGGGGTCCAGCGCTACCGCGAGCACCTTTGGGACCGGGAGCACCAACAGCAccctgaggaagaggaggaggaggagggtgagcCACGCCGTGGGGACAGATCCAAGGGGGACGTGGGGTGGGGGCGCGTGACTTACGGCAGGGCCAGGAGCACCAGTGGggccagcggggccgggggggccggcgTCACCCTTGGCTCCAGCATCGCCAGTTTCGCCTTTAGCACCAGGCTGGCCGTCGGCACCCTGCGGGAGAGCGCAGCGCGGtgagcccgggggggggggggcacagcatCATCCCCGCTCACGGCGGCGGTGGTggtgcaggatcaggcccaagggggagggagaagcacTTACGGGAGGGCCAGCAAATCCAGCAGGACCGGGGGGGCCGGGCTCGCCGCGGTCACCCTAGGGGAGAAGGCAAGAGAGCGGCCGTCACGCCGGGCAGGGGACGGCCACCGCCGGCAAGGGGTGGCCACTTGATGGCAAGGGGTGGCCACTTGATGGCAAGGGGTGGCCACTTGATGGCAGGCCATCCCTCAGGGTGCCGGGACACTTACGGGAGCACCACGGGCACCAGTGGGACCAGCAGGACCGGGGGGACCGGCTTCACCCTGGCAGAGGGACACAAGGAAAGACGCCGAGGTTAGAGCCGTGGCGAGGAGGTGGCACAGGGGGCGCGGGGCCACCAGTGCAGGATGTCCCTACCTTGTCACCAGGAGCaccagcggggccgggggggccgaTGGGGCCAGTCAAGCCTCGGAGACCGTCTTTGCCAGGAGCGCCATCAGCACCTTTGGGACCGGGGTCGCCCTGGAAGGAGAAGACATGGCGGGGTTACCTGCGGAGCTCCAACCTGGGGGGAGCACCCCATAGCTCTGCACCCCATTGCTCTGCACCCCAGGGTCTTCACCCTCCCCAGAGGGGCTGGgaccatcctcctcctcctccctggccgtgaggaagagcagggctcagctccCAGCTCGCAGCAAGGGGCTGTCCCCAAGGGACACAAGCGTCCCCGAGCATCCCATCCCCGTGACACCGGCTTTGCTCGGGGGAGCCCCAGCAGCCGGGGGgcgagcggctgcaggaggggacGGGGATGCAAGCAGAGGACAGAGGGGACACGTTGGGATCCTGGGACACGTACTCTGTCACCCTTGGCGCCTGGCAGGCCGGCAGCACCACGTTCTCCGGGCATCCCCTGAAGACCGGGGGGCCCTTGGTTTccgggggcaccgggagcaCCAGCATCACCCTGGgcaaaagagatggaaaaggggCGTTAGTGAGACATCAGAACCGCTTAGGGGGAGAAAACTCCTCCCTGGAGCTGTCCTGCAGGGCAGAGACCTCGCACCTACCTTAGCACCATCGTTACCGGGAGCACCATTAGCACCACGAGGACCCTGGGGACCAGGGGGGCCTTGGACACCGCGTTCACCAGGGAAACCTCTCTCAccctgcaggaggggaagaaaaggagctgagcagatcagtgggggggggggggggggggggcaaaaacCATCTCGGGGACGAGCGGGGGTCAGCTCACCCTGGCACCAGCAGGACCGGGGGCACCGGCATCTCCGGGGACACCCTGTGATGGAGGCAGAGGTTGCAGGAGTTAGCACAGGAATGGGGACACGCAaggtggccctggggacagggaggatgGGGGGGGGCATGGTGTTGCCCGCACTCACCTGCTCACCGGGCTTGCCAGCCTCACCGGGGGGGCCAGCGGGGCCTGGCAGACCctgtggaggaagaggaagaggaggaggaggaggtgagatGTGGTGAGGTGAGCCACCgagggagggaggtggcacCGCCACCGCCACACGGCATTCGTCCCCTTGCGGGGAGAGGGCACCCCCTCACCTGGAAGCCGGGGGCACCAGCAGGACCTTGTTCACCTCTTTCTCCAGCGGGAccctgggggagaggggagaagagtgaggccgggcggggggctccagagctgctgctccagcagccgaGCCCGGCTCTGGGTGGCATCGGGCGCCCCGGTACTCACAGTAGGGCCGGGGGGACCTTGGGCACCAGCTTCGCCGTCtttgccagcagcaccctgcggaggggagggaagaaagagggTGCTCAGAGCTCGCCCGCCACCTCCAGGTGATTTTAGAGAGCTGAACCCGGCGGGCTCTGCACCCCGACTGAGGTTTGGAGCTGGATGTGGCCGTAGCATCCTTCCAAGGAGCAGAGGAGCGGCGGCGAGCTGCCCGCGGCCACGTCAcctccccgctgtccccgctCCAGGGGCGCTGGCAGCCGCCGGACCCGGCTCCCGGCCACCACGGCTCGTGGCAGGTTCCCCCCTTGgagccacccccagccccacacgcccccagccccacacgcccccagccccacaccccccccagcccctggggataCTCACAACAGCgccgggggggccgggagcACCTCTCTCACCGGGTTTGCCAGGCTCACCCTAAAAGCAAAAGAGCAGGATGAGACCCACGTTGAGAACACAGCACCCACGGGATCGAGCCCGCGGGATGCACAAACCccacggggacagggggacgTGTCCCCTGAGCCACCCCTCCCTGGGTGCCTGCTCCTCGTGCCCACCCGCAGGCACGGTCCTGGGTGGGGAGCCCTGGTGGAGCACCCCCGTGTCCGCGGGGCAGGCACCCCGGGCTCGAGCAGCCCCACGAGGGATGCAGCTCCCGTCTGTACTCACCGCAGCACCTTTGGGACCAGGGAAACCCATCACGCCGGCTTGGCCTCTGGCTCcgggggggcctggggggccggggcggccgtCTTGACCAGCGGGGCCCTACGGCGGGGGGAGCACGGACCCCGTTAGCAAACGGCACCGGGAGCCaaggggggagcggggcgggtGGTGGGTGCTACTTACGGGGGGACCAGTCTTGCCATCGGGACCGGGGCTGCCAGGGCTCCCAGTCAGACCCTGGAAAGGAGCAAGGGGGGGTTGGGACGTCAGGCACCGGGTCGCTGCCGGCCGTGGGAGATGCTCCAGCAAGCGAGCGTCCCCGGAGAGCGACCTCCTCCACAGCCCAGTGACCCTGGAAGGGGGCCACCGCGcttgtccccagcccctccgcGCCGCGCCCCTGCCACGCTCACCTTGGCACCGGGGAGACCGGGTTCACCGGGGCGGCCAGCTTCACCGGGAGAGCCCTTGGGGCCGAcggggccgggggagccgcGCTCGCCGGGGGGACCCTGGAGGGAGGGGACAGCAGTCACCCCGGCTGCAGGGCATCAGCGGGGACAGGAGCCGTGCCACGGGGCGAGGCGGTGGCACAGCGCCAGCTTCGCCACCGCGTGACCCCagttggggtgggggggggggacacaagtGTACCACGACCCCACAGCCCTGTTGGGGACACAGCGCCGTTCCCTgtgtggggagaaggggggcACCTACCTTGGGACCAGCGATGCCGTCAGCGCCGGGGAAGCCGCGGCTGCCAGGAGCACCCTGCGAGGGACGGGAGAGGGGTCAGGGTGGGCgtggggggcgcgggggctCGGGGAAGGGGCCACCAATGCGGGGCTGAGCCTGCAGCGGGAGCAGCCCTGGTGGTTCAGGTGCTCCAccgggggggtttggggggggtcTCAGAACGGGCTGGGTGCCGCTGAGGACAGCACCAGACCCCCTGGGGAGAGCCCCCCAGGCTCAGACACTGGATGGGGAGTGCAGAGACAGGGGGAGGAACGGgaatggggacggggacacggtGGGGACACGCCGGGGATGGCTCCCACTCACTCTTTCGCCAGCAGGACCGGGAAGcccagcggggccgggctcaCCGCGGGCTCCTCTCTTGCCTTCCTCaccagcggggccgggggggccctGGACGCCGGCAGGAccctggggaaggaggcagaggggtGAGCGCCTGCAGGGTGCAGCCAGCCCGGGAGGCGCCGAGTCCTGGCGCCGCCGGGGGGGCACTTACGGGTTCGCCTTTGGCACCAGTGTCTCCCTTGTTGCCTGGGGCACCGGGTTCGCcctggagggggaaggagaaggaaagaaagatgcttAGCACCGGGTGGATGAGCAAAGGGAACCGTGAGCCTGATCCCTCCCCGACCCTCCGCAGGGGGAGAGATGCTCGGTGCCTCCcagggggctgccagcagggctggcagggggggTGCAGAGGAGGTGGGACTGCGGCGTGATGGAGCCAAAGGATGGATCCGGCCCTGGAGCCgtcccccaggagcaaaggGCCGAGGACCCAGTCCCAGAGCAAAGGGCCGAGCTCCTGGTGAGGGACAGAAGAGGCCGGAGGCAGCGGGGGATACTCACGCTGTTACCCTTGGGACCGGGGGCACCGCTGGGACCCTGGGGTCCGGAGGGACCGCGGGCACCGGGGAAGCCGGGAGCGCCAGCAATGCCGGGGGCACCCTaggagaggcagaagaggaggtgagggagctgcagggaggtcCCCGAGCCAGGTGGCGAGGCAGGGGTGGGACACTCACGGTTGCACCCTTGGCACCAGGTTGACCATCAGCACCGGGGTTGCCCTGCcggagagaaagaggaagaggagggttACGCCGGGGCCAGGGGGACGTGAGGCCGAAGGGCAGGGCGCCGTCGGGGGCCACTTACAGCAGGACCAGCAGCgccagcggggccggggggaccGGGCTCACCACGGGCACCCTGAGGACCTTCGCTGCCACGAGCACCTTGAGGACCGGTTTCAccctggggaggaagaggagagaggaagaagagccGTGAGCGCGGGGGCTGCAATGAAAACCCAGAAGCGGGCGATTCTCTTCTCCATCCTTGGCCTAGCTTCCCACGAAAGCAACACCCCGCAGCCTGGAGAGGCGTCGGAGATGGGGCAAAGTGCCACCTCTGTCCTGCTGATGGGACGAGCAGCCACCGCGGCACTGGACACGTTGGCATTGGCCACCTGGGCATGGGCCACCTTGGCCTTGGCCACCTTGGCTTTGGCCACCTTGGCTTTGGCCACCTTGGCACCATCCAACTTGGCGTTGGCCACCTTGGCCCCGGCCACCTCCGGGCACTGTTTGGGCCACGTGAAGCCCTCCCGAGGCTCTGTCCCCCGTTTCCCTGCCCCGTTTCCCCCAGCGCCTCCCAGCCAGGAGCCAGGTCCTACCTTagcaccagcagcaccggggAAGCCGGGGGGGCCGGCGGGACCAGTTGGACCCTAGATGGGAGAGGGGGCACGCATCAGAAGCAATCACACCCCTCACCTCTGGCTTtgccagagccctgcagcccggCCAGGATTCCCCGACAGCAGATTTAGGAGGAGATCTCCCATgcgggacccccccccggggggtttggggggtcttggggggggggggattggggTTACTCACGGGAGGGCCAGCAGCACCGGGAGCACCGTCGTTACCGCGAGCACCCTGCGGGACAGAGGCACCCCTGAGCGTTGCCCAccggcaggagggcaggaggggcgCTCAGCCCTGCCCCGAGCGCGTACTCACAGCGGGGCCGGAGGGACCGGGACGGCCTCTCTCGCCGGGAAGCCCTCGAGGACCCTGGGGAGGACAAGAGGAGACGTTTTTAGGGGGCACGCAGACGCTTTCCCCTCCCGTAACCTCTCTctgagcccccccagctccccctgcccacGGCGAGGGGAAGCCCCCAACCCCGAAGCATCCCTGGCTCTGCATCCCCAGGGATGCgccgtgccccccaccccagcctccTTTGCTGGGGGAGGCTCTGTGTGTGTCATCCCCCCCCCGTATTTCCCAGCCAGCACTCACCATCTGCCCAGGAGCACCATTCTCACCGGGGCTGCCAGGCTCgccctaggaaaaaaaaaaaagaggcataaAAATGGGTTTTCTGCACCAAAAGTGAGACCCCAACTTCCTGGgactccccagcctcctcacctTGGGGCCAGCGGGACCGGGCTCGCCCTTGGCACCATCCAGACCGCTGaagccctggggagcaggaga includes:
- the LOC118158425 gene encoding LOW QUALITY PROTEIN: collagen alpha-1(I) chain-like (The sequence of the model RefSeq protein was modified relative to this genomic sequence to represent the inferred CDS: deleted 1 base in 1 codon), yielding MKGHRGFSGLDGAKGEPGPAGPKGEPGSPGENGAPGQMGPRGLPGERGRPGPSGPAGARGNDGAPGAAGPPGPTGPAGPPGFPGAAGAKGETGPQGARGSEGPQGARGEPGPPGPAGAAGPAGNPGADGQPGAKGATGAPGIAGAPGFPGARGPSGPQGPSGAPGPKGNSGEPGAPGNKGDTGAKGEPGPAGVQGPPGPAGEEGKRGARGEPGPAGLPGPAGERGAPGSRGFPGADGIAGPKGPPGERGSPGPVGPKGSPGEAGRPGEPGLPGAKGLTGSPGSPGPDGKTGPPGPAGQDGRPGPPGPPGARGQAGVMGFPGPKGAAGEPGKPGERGAPGPPGAVGAAGKDGEAGAQGPPGPTGPAGERGEQGPAGAPGFQGLPGPAGPPGEAGKPGEQGVPGDAGAPGPAGARGERGFPGERGVQGPPGPQGPRGANGAPGNDGAKGDAGAPGAPGNQGPPGLQGMPGERGAAGLPGAKGDRGDPGPKGADGAPGKDGLRGLTGPIGPPGPAGAPGDKGEAGPPGPAGPTGARGAPGDRGEPGPPGPAGFAGPPGADGQPGAKGETGDAGAKGDAGPPGPAGPTGAPGPAGAVGAPGPKGARGSAGPPGATGFPGAAGRVGPPGPSGNIGLPGPPGPSGKEGGKGPRGETGPAGRPGEPGPAGPPGPPGEKGSPGADGPSGAPGTPGPQGIAGQRGVVGLPGQRGERGFPGLPGPSGEPGKQGPSGSPGERGPPGPMGPPGLAGPPGEAGREGAPGAEGAPGRDGAAGPKGDRGETGPAGPPGAPGAPGAPGPVGPAGKNGDRGETGPAGPAGPPGPAGARGPAGPQGPRGDKGETGEQGDRGMKGHRGFSGLQGPPGPPGAPGEQGPSGASGPAGPRGPPGSAGAAGKDGLNGLPGPIGPPGPRGRTGDVGPVGPPGPPGPPGPPGPPSGGFDFSFLPQPPQEKAHDGGRYYRADDANVMRDRDLEVDTTLKSLSQQIENIRSPEGTRKNPARTCRDLKMCHGDWKSGQCPASPRGALTALLPTCSSPPPSVSHGCSHLHLSWVIFTFLTSTPLTCSSPPSPAPSAFSSPSPARSTSSPPSPAPSTSSPPSLHP